The following nucleotide sequence is from ANME-2 cluster archaeon.
GCCGAACATGTTAATGAGCATCACTTTAGTACGCGGGTTGGAAGCAGTGATCTCCACGGCCCGTCCCACATGGAAAGCATCCGCACCACCCCGCACGTCCATAAAATTGGCAGGAGTGCCGCCTTCCCTGCTGATCATGTCAAGCGTGGCCAGTGCCAGGCCAGCCCCGTTCACTATACATCCGATATCACCATCCATTGCCACATAACTCATCCCCAGCTTCTTGACCTGTACTTCCAGGGGGTCCAGGTCTTCCAGGTTTTTTTCATACAATTGCTGCATAGCAAGCTGGCGGAACAGGGCGTTGTCATCGATATTTATCTTTGCATCCAGGGCCACCAATCCCCCGTCCCCTGTTAAGACAAGGGGATTTATCTCTGCCAGTGTACAGTCAAGTTCGTCATAGATTGTATATAGGCTGTTGACCATCCCTGATAAAGAAGTTACATCTGAAATACCCAGCCCTGTTGCCGTATGTTCTAATTGTTCGGGCTGTGGACCCGTTTCCGGGTCGATCAATTCTTTATGTATGAGATCAGGCGATGTTCTTGCCACCTCTTCAATATCCACACCACCACTGGCGCTGGCTATCAACAGGGGACGCCTGGAAGTGCGATCAAGTGCAATTGAAAGATAAAATTCCTGTTTGATGTCCACACTTTGCTCTACCAGTACCTTTCCCACCGGCAGGCCCTTAATGGTAAGACCCATGATACGTAAGGCAGTTTCTGTGGCATTTTCAGGCGTGGCAATTGCGATACCGCCTGCTTTCCCCCTGCCTCCCACCAGCACCTGGGCCTTAATAGCTGCTGTCTGGAACTGCCGGACTGCCTTTGATGCCTCTTCAGGCGTGTTGCACATAATTCCTTCAGGTGTGGGGATACCGTAATTTCTGAATATCTCTTTTGACTGGTATTCATGAAGCTTCATCGTTTACTGCCTTCCTTTTTGTCTTGTATTTAGAAACACTACATATTTAATTGCCCTGTAAGTACCATTGGGTTTTGCACTGGGCGGCGTTCATTAAATGTTCAATGACGTGTTAGGGTTTTGGTATGGGTTTTAGAGACTTATTGTTATTTCCTGAAACGGTTTATAACCACAGAGTGCACAGAGAAAACAGAGAAAACAAATAAGGGATTAAGTAAAAGATTGCAAACGACATCCATCGGCTACTCTTCCTTGCTTTACGCAGCCTCTACTTCTCCAGCACCCTCGGCCACACCGCCAGCCCGATGATCAGCGCCAGCACAAACACGAACACCGTACCCAGGTAAGTATCATTCACCGTATACGCCACCGAAACCGCACTCTTCCCCGCCGACAGCACATAGAACAACGCACCCACTGCCAGCGCTGTCACAGCACTAAAACCAAACGTCTTTGCAAACTGTACCGCCATAATCATACCGCCTCCTGCCGCTTCAGTTTGAACCGCTTGAGCAGCAGCGCATTAGCAGTCACAGACACCGAACTCATAGCCATGAACAGCGCCGCCAGTGCCGGAGCGATCACATACGGCCCGAACAGGCCCACTGCAATAGGAATACCTGCCGTGTTGTAGGCAAAAGCCCAGAACAGACCCTGCTTTATCTTGCCCATTGTCCGCTTGCTCAGCTCAATGCCGGACACCACGTCCCGCAGGTCGTCCTTGATAAGTACTATCTGCGCCGATTCCATGGCAACGTCCGTACCGCTGCCAAGCGCAATTCCAATATCAGCCTGCATCAGTGCCGGTGCGTCATTGATTCCGTCACCCACCATTGCCACCTTCTGCCCCTCAGCCTGCAGTTTCTTCACTTCCGATGCCTTATCCCGGGGCAGCACCTCTGCAAGCACCCGGTCGATACCCACCTGCCTGGCAATAGCCTCTGCCGTTAGCCTGTTGTCGCCAGTGATCATCACAGTGGTGATACCCATTTCCTGCAAATATTCCACAGCCTCTGCCGAATGTTCCTTCAGGGTATCTGCCACTGCAATGACACCCATGATCTCGTTATCCTTAGCTATGAGCATGGCAGTCTTGCCGTCATTCTCCATCGCTTCCATGATATTGTTCAATGGCGCCGGGTCCATCCCG
It contains:
- the sucC gene encoding ADP-forming succinate--CoA ligase subunit beta, producing the protein MKLHEYQSKEIFRNYGIPTPEGIMCNTPEEASKAVRQFQTAAIKAQVLVGGRGKAGGIAIATPENATETALRIMGLTIKGLPVGKVLVEQSVDIKQEFYLSIALDRTSRRPLLIASASGGVDIEEVARTSPDLIHKELIDPETGPQPEQLEHTATGLGISDVTSLSGMVNSLYTIYDELDCTLAEINPLVLTGDGGLVALDAKINIDDNALFRQLAMQQLYEKNLEDLDPLEVQVKKLGMSYVAMDGDIGCIVNGAGLALATLDMISREGGTPANFMDVRGGADAFHVGRAVEITASNPRTKVMLINMFGGLTLCDEIAEGIHDTLQGLDIPVVVRLTGTNQEKGWEILKDAKVSVAQSTAEAAGIAVGLVS